Below is a genomic region from Nitrospinaceae bacterium.
GCCTGGAAAATTGTTCTGGAGCACTGCACCAGTCTGCCCGATTACAGCATTCGGCCGGGGGACGACGCTCTGTATTACTTTCACAACCCTGTATATTGAAATTATTTCTGCGTCTGTAATAGGAGACAAAAAGCTTCAATACTTTAGTCCAACCCATCCAGAGATTGAGTGCAGTCGCTGTTTCAACCTTTGGTGTGGCCAGATTAGAGATCCATTCGCCCCTTTTTCCCTTGCAATGCAGCGATTGCCAGTCCCTGCGTTATAGAAAACTATCTAATTCCTAAGGATTCATTCCGCCGCCCCACTTCCTTTTCCACTGCGGGAAAGAAGGGCAATTCAACCCAATGCCGTCCCCCCCTGAATCAGCAAGTTTATTTATTTGGTATCATTTTTCTGTAATTTATATGTTTAAATGCAGAGCGTGGGATGATGACCCAGCCACGAATAATGCAGCGAAGTTTATCCAGATCTCTTCAAATCTTTCTGGCATCAAGGGACCATGAAATTTAAAAAGAAGGGAAAGAGCCTCGACTTAATCGGTTGGCGGGAATGGGTGTCCCTTCCTGAGTTAAGGGTCAAGTCAATTAAGGCGAAAATTGATACGGGCGCCAGAACTTCCTCACTGCATGTTTCCTATATAAAAAAAATTGCAGGGTCCAATACCCTGCAATTTATCATTCATCCAGACCAGGACAGTTCGGAACCAAAAATTCACGCCACCGCAATAATGATTGAGGAGCGGTCCGTAAAAAGCTCCAATGGCGCATCGAAGATCCGCCCGGTCATTCAAACATCCGTGAAATTGGGTGGAGAAATGTATACGGTCGAACTGACCTTGGTGAACAGAGACTTGATGGGGTTTCGCATGCTTTTGGGAAGAGAGGCACTTAAAAACCGCTTTCTGGTTGACTCCGGAAAATCCTTTTTGCTCCCCTCTCCAAAACCCAAACCAAAGAAAAAAAACAGGAGAGAAAAATGAATATTTGTATTTTATCCAGAGGTCCCAAACTATACTCCACCAGGAGGCTGGTCGAGGCGGCTAAAAAGCACGGACACACAGTGGAAGTGGTCGATCCTTTAAAATGTTATGTCAACATCACTTCGCACAAACCCTCGGTCCATTATATGGAACGGGTGCTCAACGAATTTGATGCAATCATTCCCCGAATCGGGGCTTCGGTCACTTTTTTCGGGACCGCCATTCTTCGTCAATTTGAAATGACCGGTGTGTATCCCCTGAATGAATCGGTGGCCATTGCGCGTTCACGCGATAAACTTCGCTCCTTGCAAATCCTGGCGAAGAAAGGCATCGGTCTTCCGGTAACCGGATTCGCGCATTCCACAAAAATGACTGACGATTTGATCCGGCTGGTAGGGGGAGCTCCCCTGGTGGTCAAGCTCACGGAAGGAACCCAGGGCAAGGGAGTCATTTTAGCGGAAACCGATAAAGCCGCGGAGAGTGTCATTGGGGCTTTCCGGGAACTCGACGCCCATTTTTTGGTGCAGGAGTTTATTAAAGAAGCCGGAGGCGCCGACATACGCTGTTTCGTCATTGGTGAAAAAGTCATTGCCAGCATGATGAGGCAAGGCAAGGAAGGAGAATTTAAATCCAATTTACACCGGGGAGGATCCGCGCAGAAAATAAAAATCACTCCCGAAGAACGCAGTACCGCCGTCCGGTCCGCCAGGGCGATGGGGTTGAATGTCGCCGGCGTGGACCTGCTCCGCTCAAAGCACGGACCTTTGGTCATGGAGGTGAACTCGTCACCTGGCCTCGAAGGCATTGAAACCTATACCGAAATTGATGTCGCCGGAAAAATCATGGAATTCATTGAAAAAGACGCGCGTCCATGGAACACCAAAACCACCGGAATAGGATGAAAAAATCCGCCATCAAGATTGGTAAGGTCTGGGTCAAACCGGGAGAGCGAAAAAATATTAACATCAGTATCGCGAATCTCTATGACGGTACCGACCTTTCGATTCCTGCGGAAGTCGTGCGGGGAAAAAGCCCCGGTCCCACCCTTTTTATTTCCGCCGCCATCCACGGTGACGAAATCAACGGAACCGAAATCATCGGCAGACTTTTAAAAAGGAAAGCTCTCGAAAAAATTAAAGGGACTTTGATCGCCATTCCCGTGGTCAACGTTTACGGGTTCAACACCTTGTCCCGTTATTTGCCTGACCGCCGGGATCTCAACCGGTCGTTTCCAGGTTCTGCCACCGGCTCTCTGGCATCCCGCCTGGCGAATATTTTCATGAAGGAGATCGTAAAAAAATGCACCCACGGCATCGACCTTCACACCGGCGCCATCAATCGTACCAACCTGCCGCAAATCCGCGCATATATCGACGATGTCGAAACCAAGCGGCTGGCATTCGATTTCGGAGCTCCGGTCATCCTGAATTCCAGCTTTCGTGACGGTTCCTTAAGAGAAGCGGCGCGCAGACGGAAAATCCCTATCCTTCTTTTTGAAGGTGGAGAAGCCCTGCGTTTTGACGAAAGAATCATTCAAATCGGGTTGAAAGGTTGCCTCTCTGTGCTTAGATCCATTGGAATGCTGCCGAAAAAAAACCAGATCGAACAACGGCGCGAAGTATTTATTTCCGGGAACAGTCAATGGGTTCGGGCTCCGGTCAGCGGTCTCCTTCGTTCCTTAAAGGGAATTGGTTCTCATGTCGAAAAAGGCGACAAGTTGGGGACAATTCACGACCGCTTTGGAAAATTGCATGTCGAAATACGGGCGGAGTTCGATGGAATCATTATTGGGCAATTGAAACTACCATTGGTTAATGAAGGGGACGCTCTATACCATATTGCCTCCTTCCTGAATACACGCAAGGTCAAAAAGAGCATCGACCTTTTGGGAGCCGAAATCTTCCAATCCTTTTATGACTGATCTTCAACAAAATAATTTCCTTATGAAATTTTCTTCTTCCAGCTTAAAATATTAATGATGAGGAGGAAGAAAGGAAAACCCTACCCGCTTGGCGCCACCTGGGATGGCCG
It encodes:
- a CDS encoding succinylglutamate desuccinylase, yielding MKKSAIKIGKVWVKPGERKNINISIANLYDGTDLSIPAEVVRGKSPGPTLFISAAIHGDEINGTEIIGRLLKRKALEKIKGTLIAIPVVNVYGFNTLSRYLPDRRDLNRSFPGSATGSLASRLANIFMKEIVKKCTHGIDLHTGAINRTNLPQIRAYIDDVETKRLAFDFGAPVILNSSFRDGSLREAARRRKIPILLFEGGEALRFDERIIQIGLKGCLSVLRSIGMLPKKNQIEQRREVFISGNSQWVRAPVSGLLRSLKGIGSHVEKGDKLGTIHDRFGKLHVEIRAEFDGIIIGQLKLPLVNEGDALYHIASFLNTRKVKKSIDLLGAEIFQSFYD
- the rimK gene encoding putative alpha-L-glutamate ligase, which encodes MNICILSRGPKLYSTRRLVEAAKKHGHTVEVVDPLKCYVNITSHKPSVHYMERVLNEFDAIIPRIGASVTFFGTAILRQFEMTGVYPLNESVAIARSRDKLRSLQILAKKGIGLPVTGFAHSTKMTDDLIRLVGGAPLVVKLTEGTQGKGVILAETDKAAESVIGAFRELDAHFLVQEFIKEAGGADIRCFVIGEKVIASMMRQGKEGEFKSNLHRGGSAQKIKITPEERSTAVRSARAMGLNVAGVDLLRSKHGPLVMEVNSSPGLEGIETYTEIDVAGKIMEFIEKDARPWNTKTTGIG